The genomic DNA AGCAGCAGCGGGTTGGCGTGGCGCGGGCGCTGGCGGCCGATCCTCCCGTGCTGCTGATGGACGAGCCGTTCGGCGCGGTCGACCCGATCACCCGGGACCACCTCCAGGACGAGCTGATCCGGCTGCAGCGGGAGCTGCACAAGACGATCGTCTTCGTCACCCACGACTTCGACGAGGCGATCAAGATCGGCGACCGGATCGCCGTGCTGCGCGAACGGTCCCACATCGCGCAGTTCGACACCCCGGAGGCGATCCTCACCAACCCGGCGGACGACTTCGTCTCGGGCTTCGTCGGCGCGGGCGCGGCCCTCAAGCGCCTGAACCTGACCCGGGTGCGGGACGTGGGCATCACGGACTACCCGACGGTGACCGTGGAGGACCCGCTCCAGCACATCTTCGACCGGCTGCGGGAGTCGGGCACCAACGAGATCCTGCTCCTGGACCGGCGCGGGCGCCCCTACAAGTGGCTGCGGCGCGGCGACCTGATGCGGGCCAGGGGCTCGCTGGCGCGGGCCGGGACGCTGGTCCACGACACGGTGACCCGGGACGCGACGCTGCGGGACGCGCTGGAGGCGGTGCTCACCGACAACGCGGGGCGGGTCGCGGTCACCGGGCGGCGCGGCGCGTACGAGGGCGTCGTCGACATGGAGACGCTGATGAACTCCGTGCACGAACTGCTGGAGGCCGACCGGCTGGACGCGCTGGAGCACCAGCACGACCTGGAGGAGACCCGGGCCACGCAGACGCACACCGAGCAGGAGGGCTTCGGCGAGGTCGGGGGCCGCGCGTGAGCAGCTCCGCCCACCCCTCCCCCGGCCGCCGCCCCGCGGGCGAGCACGAGGTCAAGGGGCTCGCCTTCCGGGACGAGGGCGGGGGCGAGAACGGGGACGAGGCGGAGGGCGGGGCTCCCCCACCGCCCCCGGCGACGGCGGGCTCCCGCGTCGGCTGGCGCAAGCTGACCTTCCTGCCCGTCGTCCTGATCGCCGTACTGCTGGCGACCTGGCTGTGGTTCCGGCAGGCGGACCTGGACGCGCTCAGCCGGAACGCCCTGGGCAACGGCCAGGTCACCAAGGCACTCTGGCAGCACGTCCAGCTGACGGTGATCTCCACCTTCTTCGTGCTGATCATCGCGATCCCGCTGGGCATCCTGCTCACCCGCGGGGCGTTCCGGAAGGCCACCCCGTTCGCGATGGCGTTCGCCAACATGGGCCAGGCGACCCCGGCGATCGGTCTGCTGGCGCTGCTGGTGATCTGGCTGGGCATCGGCCGCCGGGCCGCCCTGATCGGCATCATCGTCTACGCCGTCCTGCCCGTCCTCTCCAACACCATCGCCGGCCTGAAGGCGAACGACCCGACGCTCCTGGAGGCGGCCCGCGGCATCGGGATGTCCCCGCTGGGCGTGCTCACCCGGGTCGAACTCCCGCTGGCCGTCCCGCTGATCCTGGCCGGCGTGCGCACGGCCCTCGTCCTGAACGTCGGTACGGCGACGCTGGCGACCTTCGGCGGCGGCGGTGGCCTGGGCGTGCTGATCACCACCGGTATCACCAGCCAGCGGATGCCGGTGCTGGTCCTCGGCTCGATCCTCACCGTCGCCCTGGCGCTGCTGGTGGACTGGCTGGCCTCGCTCGCCGAACTGCTGCTGCGGCCGCGGGGGCTGGAGGTGGGCACATGAGGCGACGCATCTGCTGGACCCTGGCCGCGGTACTCCTTGCGGCTCCCGCCGGCTGCGGGCTGACCAGCGGCTCCCCGATGGTCGACGACGTGGAGCCGGGCTCGATCGGGAAGGGACGCCCCCTGGAGGGTGCCGATCTGACGGTCACCTCGAAGGAGTTCACCGAGCAACTGGTCCTCGGCGCGATCATGGGCATCGCCTTCGAGGCGGCCGGGGCGGAGGTGCTCGACCGCACCGGCATCCAGGGCTCGGTCGGCACCCGCGCGGCGGTCGAGAACGGCGACGCCGACGCCACGTACGAGTACACGGGCACCGCGTGGATCACCTACCTGGGCAACAGCAAGCCGATCCCCGACCCGGAGCAGCAGTGGAAGGCGGTGAAGGAGGCCGACGCGAAGAAGGGGCTGACGTGGCTGGAGCCGGCCCGGCTGAACAACACGTACGCGCTGGCGATGAACCAGGCCAACTTCAAGAAGTACCGGACGAAGACCCTCTCGGAGGTCACCGCCCTGTCCAAGTCGGACCCGGGTGCGGTGACGCTGTGCGTGGAGGGCGAGTTCGCCAACCGCGCGGACGGCCTGCCGGGCCTGGAGAGGGCGTACGGCATGTCGCTGCCCGCCGGGAACATCACGCAGATGGACACCGGCATCATCTACACCCAGACCGCGAAGGGCGCCTGCACCTACGGCGAGGTGTACACCACCGACGGGCGGATCAAGTCCATGAACCTGGTGGTGATGGAGGACGACAAGAAGTTCTTCCCGAACTACAACGCGGCGCCCATGGTCCGCACGGCCACCCTGAAGAAGTGGCCGGCGATCGCGTCCGTCCTGGACCCGGTCACCGAGGCGCTGACCAACGACGTGGCGCAGACCCTGAACGCGAAGGTCGACGTGGACGGCGAGGACCCGCACCAGGTGGCGCTGGACTGGATGAAGGAGAAGGGCTTCGTGAAGGAAGGGTAGGGCTGCCGCTTCTGCCGCTCAGCAGGCGGGGACGTCGCCCTTGCCGCTCGCCAGCGCCTTCAGCGAGTCGACCGCGCCCTCGAGGGTGGTCACCGGGATCAGCCGGAGCCCCTTCGGCAGCTCGGCCCGCGCGTCCGAGCACTCGGCCTTCGGCACCAGGAAG from Streptomyces sp. CB09001 includes the following:
- a CDS encoding betaine/proline/choline family ABC transporter ATP-binding protein (Members of the family are the ATP-binding subunit of ABC transporters for substrates such as betaine, L-proline or other amino acids, choline, carnitine, etc. The substrate specificity is best determined from the substrate-binding subunit, rather than this subunit, as it interacts with the permease subunit and not with substrate directly.), with amino-acid sequence MSETAESVAGNGHAGTTGATIELESLTKLYPGNPQPAVENVSMEIKAGETVVFVGPSGCGKSTTLKMINRLIEPSGGRIRINGEDVTDIDPVKLRRKVGYAIQSSGLFPHMTVAQNIALVPRMIGWSKARIRSRVEEMLDLVGLDAGEFHGRYPRQLSGGQQQRVGVARALAADPPVLLMDEPFGAVDPITRDHLQDELIRLQRELHKTIVFVTHDFDEAIKIGDRIAVLRERSHIAQFDTPEAILTNPADDFVSGFVGAGAALKRLNLTRVRDVGITDYPTVTVEDPLQHIFDRLRESGTNEILLLDRRGRPYKWLRRGDLMRARGSLARAGTLVHDTVTRDATLRDALEAVLTDNAGRVAVTGRRGAYEGVVDMETLMNSVHELLEADRLDALEHQHDLEETRATQTHTEQEGFGEVGGRA
- a CDS encoding ABC transporter permease, whose product is MSSSAHPSPGRRPAGEHEVKGLAFRDEGGGENGDEAEGGAPPPPPATAGSRVGWRKLTFLPVVLIAVLLATWLWFRQADLDALSRNALGNGQVTKALWQHVQLTVISTFFVLIIAIPLGILLTRGAFRKATPFAMAFANMGQATPAIGLLALLVIWLGIGRRAALIGIIVYAVLPVLSNTIAGLKANDPTLLEAARGIGMSPLGVLTRVELPLAVPLILAGVRTALVLNVGTATLATFGGGGGLGVLITTGITSQRMPVLVLGSILTVALALLVDWLASLAELLLRPRGLEVGT
- a CDS encoding glycine betaine ABC transporter substrate-binding protein; translated protein: MRRRICWTLAAVLLAAPAGCGLTSGSPMVDDVEPGSIGKGRPLEGADLTVTSKEFTEQLVLGAIMGIAFEAAGAEVLDRTGIQGSVGTRAAVENGDADATYEYTGTAWITYLGNSKPIPDPEQQWKAVKEADAKKGLTWLEPARLNNTYALAMNQANFKKYRTKTLSEVTALSKSDPGAVTLCVEGEFANRADGLPGLERAYGMSLPAGNITQMDTGIIYTQTAKGACTYGEVYTTDGRIKSMNLVVMEDDKKFFPNYNAAPMVRTATLKKWPAIASVLDPVTEALTNDVAQTLNAKVDVDGEDPHQVALDWMKEKGFVKEG